One window of Planctomycetia bacterium genomic DNA carries:
- the nuoH gene encoding NADH-quinone oxidoreductase subunit NuoH — MADQFYFSLILALVVFGLIMTAVAYSILLERKISAWMQDRYGPNRVGPMGLFQPIADGVKFLLKEDVIPANVDRALFLLAPWLIFIVGLIGFAVIPWGGEFRWPWMDADAAPLVAQVATVDIGLLYIIAVSSMSVYGVVLGGWASNNKYSFYGAMRAAAQMLSYEIPLGMAVLIAILATGSLRLEEMVDYQLHHGWIVMYHPIAAMILFVTALAEANRMPFDLAESEQELVGGYHTEYSAMKLAMFFLAEYAHMITASAFIVCLYFGGSLIPGWDWLNTSQTAGAMLARMGVLMGKVFLFICLYMFIRWTLPRFRFDQLMRLAWKSLVPLTMALVVVQVLIIYFDASAWWALPANVGLLVFGGFVGRFSGRVITGRQHSLRRSGGGAFAYR; from the coding sequence CTGGCTGACCAGTTTTACTTTAGTCTGATACTGGCCCTCGTGGTCTTCGGCCTGATTATGACCGCCGTGGCGTATTCCATTTTGCTGGAGCGCAAGATCTCCGCGTGGATGCAGGATCGCTACGGTCCCAATCGCGTCGGGCCGATGGGTCTGTTTCAGCCGATCGCCGACGGCGTGAAGTTTCTCCTGAAGGAAGACGTGATCCCGGCGAACGTGGATCGTGCGCTCTTTCTGCTTGCCCCGTGGCTGATTTTTATCGTCGGGTTGATCGGCTTCGCGGTCATTCCCTGGGGCGGAGAGTTTCGCTGGCCGTGGATGGATGCGGACGCCGCGCCGCTGGTCGCTCAGGTGGCCACCGTCGATATCGGCTTGCTTTACATCATCGCCGTTTCGTCGATGAGCGTGTACGGGGTGGTCCTTGGCGGCTGGGCCAGCAATAACAAGTATTCTTTCTATGGGGCGATGCGTGCCGCGGCCCAGATGCTTTCTTACGAGATTCCGTTGGGCATGGCGGTGCTGATCGCCATCCTGGCGACCGGCTCGCTGCGGCTGGAAGAGATGGTGGATTATCAGCTTCATCACGGCTGGATCGTGATGTACCACCCCATTGCCGCGATGATTCTGTTCGTCACCGCCCTGGCCGAGGCGAATCGAATGCCCTTCGACCTGGCCGAGTCGGAGCAGGAGCTCGTCGGCGGGTATCACACCGAATACAGCGCGATGAAGCTGGCCATGTTTTTCCTGGCCGAGTATGCCCACATGATCACCGCCAGCGCGTTTATCGTGTGCCTTTATTTCGGCGGGTCGCTGATTCCCGGGTGGGACTGGCTCAATACGAGCCAGACGGCGGGGGCCATGCTTGCAAGAATGGGCGTCCTGATGGGCAAGGTGTTTCTGTTCATCTGCCTGTACATGTTCATCCGCTGGACGCTGCCGCGGTTTCGGTTCGATCAATTGATGCGGCTGGCGTGGAAGTCTCTTGTTCCGCTGACGATGGCCCTTGTGGTCGTTCAGGTGCTCATTATTTATTTCGACGCGTCGGCCTGGTGGGCACTGCCGGCGAACGTGGGGTTGCTTGTGTTCGGCGGGTTCGTGGGGCGGTTCAGCGGCCGCGTCATCACCGGCCGGCAGCACAGCTTGAGACGGTCGGGCGGCGGAGCATTCGCCTACCGATGA
- a CDS encoding tetratricopeptide repeat protein, translating into MSHALRNQKDSVSGAARLRRLLPIAAILTAALASAPRPAIGFEDDAKAGDKPPEVNLIGIPDGIRKHIEEAYAEADAHRDHADKLGRLAMRYLIPAPAIAADCFKRASQLAPNDARWCYYEGLADMAAYRREDAQKAFERGAKLDPKFAPLFVAWADTLLTSDPSAAEEKYKSAVAADPRLARAHFGLGRACMAQDRSADAIKHLQEAVKLAPQYSAAHAALAELFDKAERFKDAKMHRQLSESGTAAPPGNDPLLFDLYAECSSGTELLEFAEGLAGEGRLEKAIGLLEGAISRNNDDVALLHAAAVLLDKAGRYREAVTRFRRVLELAPAQLETVLYLAQALTHTDDFISAGALVKEVVQQEPDNLAALRLYSGLMLRLRRPEDAMPFLEKAAKLHPNDGSIRLALSMTCLCLDRIGPAIEHFKVAKSGEPAPGDTARSLLSNLAQVFVDQRKSSAAVFSGFAPVVAGRLRMMGEAMDAGDLPADGKVLIDYPVFFAQRAAYLAGQGSFDEAALVLRTGAGDPEVKADAPAVSEYRKILASAGDSSPLRHVLARVLSAAGDVSQANDAWQSIIKDDPRFEPAVIFLASSHLQAGEFAKAESVLRSGLKTIPDSVAIANALAWGLATNPASDEKAKKEAVELAERVCKQEPTDVPSYWDTLATAHAANGNFDRAFECEGTAIRLAAESGKTAGTDGFKRRLKLFELKLPYRQEPAKPEEKN; encoded by the coding sequence ATGAGCCATGCATTGAGAAACCAAAAAGATTCTGTTTCCGGGGCTGCACGCCTCCGCCGCCTGCTCCCCATCGCGGCGATCCTCACGGCCGCGCTCGCATCAGCGCCTCGCCCGGCAATCGGCTTCGAGGACGACGCGAAGGCAGGTGACAAGCCACCAGAGGTCAACCTCATCGGCATTCCCGATGGCATCCGCAAACACATCGAAGAGGCCTACGCCGAGGCAGACGCCCACCGCGATCACGCAGACAAGCTCGGGCGACTCGCGATGCGGTATCTCATCCCCGCGCCCGCCATCGCCGCCGACTGCTTCAAGAGGGCATCGCAGTTGGCGCCGAACGACGCCCGATGGTGCTACTACGAAGGTCTTGCGGACATGGCGGCCTATCGCCGGGAAGACGCCCAGAAGGCCTTCGAGCGCGGCGCCAAGCTCGATCCGAAGTTCGCGCCGCTCTTCGTCGCCTGGGCAGACACCCTTCTCACTTCAGACCCGTCAGCCGCCGAGGAGAAATACAAGTCCGCCGTGGCTGCCGATCCCAGGCTTGCCCGCGCCCATTTCGGTCTGGGGCGCGCCTGCATGGCCCAGGATCGCAGTGCCGACGCGATCAAGCACCTTCAGGAGGCCGTCAAGCTCGCGCCGCAATACTCGGCCGCCCACGCCGCCCTCGCTGAACTCTTCGACAAGGCCGAGCGCTTCAAGGACGCGAAGATGCATCGCCAACTCTCGGAGTCCGGCACCGCCGCCCCACCGGGCAACGACCCGCTCCTCTTCGATTTGTACGCCGAATGTTCGAGCGGAACCGAGTTGCTCGAATTCGCCGAGGGCCTGGCCGGCGAAGGCAGACTTGAGAAAGCCATCGGCCTCCTTGAAGGTGCGATTTCGCGCAACAACGATGACGTCGCCCTGCTCCACGCCGCCGCGGTCCTGCTCGATAAGGCCGGTCGCTATCGCGAGGCCGTCACGCGCTTCCGCCGTGTCCTCGAACTGGCCCCCGCTCAATTGGAGACCGTCCTTTACCTCGCGCAGGCCCTGACCCACACCGACGACTTCATCTCCGCCGGCGCACTCGTCAAGGAAGTCGTTCAGCAGGAGCCGGACAACCTCGCCGCCCTGCGCCTCTACTCCGGCCTCATGCTTCGCCTGCGCAGGCCCGAAGACGCGATGCCCTTTCTGGAGAAGGCCGCCAAGCTCCATCCCAATGACGGCTCCATTCGCCTCGCACTCTCCATGACCTGTCTTTGCCTCGACCGCATCGGCCCTGCCATCGAACACTTCAAGGTCGCCAAGTCCGGCGAGCCCGCCCCCGGTGACACTGCCCGGTCACTCCTCTCCAACCTGGCTCAGGTCTTTGTCGACCAGCGAAAGTCATCGGCCGCCGTATTCTCCGGTTTCGCGCCCGTCGTTGCCGGCCGACTCCGAATGATGGGCGAAGCGATGGACGCCGGCGACCTGCCCGCCGACGGCAAGGTGCTCATCGACTATCCCGTCTTCTTCGCCCAACGCGCCGCATACCTCGCCGGGCAGGGTTCCTTTGATGAGGCGGCCCTCGTCCTGCGCACCGGCGCCGGCGATCCCGAAGTCAAGGCCGATGCGCCCGCCGTCTCCGAGTATCGCAAAATTCTGGCAAGCGCCGGTGATAGCTCGCCCCTGCGTCATGTCCTTGCCCGGGTACTCTCCGCCGCCGGTGATGTGTCGCAGGCCAACGACGCCTGGCAGAGCATCATCAAGGACGATCCCAGGTTCGAGCCCGCCGTGATTTTCCTGGCGTCGAGCCATCTTCAGGCAGGCGAATTCGCCAAGGCCGAGTCGGTCCTCCGCTCGGGCCTCAAGACAATTCCCGATTCGGTGGCGATCGCCAACGCATTGGCCTGGGGCCTCGCCACGAATCCGGCGTCCGACGAGAAGGCGAAGAAAGAGGCCGTCGAATTGGCCGAGCGCGTCTGCAAGCAGGAGCCGACCGACGTGCCCTCCTATTGGGACACCCTCGCCACGGCCCACGCGGCCAACGGAAACTTCGACCGCGCATTCGAGTGTGAAGGCACCGCCATCCGCCTCGCCGCCGAAAGCGGCAAGACCGCCGGCACCGACGGCTTCAAACGACGCCTGAAGTTGTTTGAACTGAAGCTGCCCTACCGCCAGGAGCCCGCGAAACCGGAAGAAAAAAACTAG
- a CDS encoding (2Fe-2S)-binding protein yields MVSIIVDGKTLKCREKIPVLQAVLEAGWDVPHYCYHPDLSIVASCRLCLMEMKMPNPKTKEMGWAPKLFPSCQTPVKDGMEVRFDCESVRNNQKHCMEYFLLNHPLDCPVCDQAGECYLQDYSQKFGHATSRMVEAKYKNPKKDVGSKTLLYQDRCVMCSRCVRFCDEVAGTSELCFVDRGSRVEIDIFPGVPLENALQGNVVDLCPVGSLLDKDFLMEQRVWYLKEASSVCAGCSQGCAIHIDHNQGQIWRLRPRWNPGVNEYWMCDPGRFGWKYVHDEKRLNRLMVRRGAKVNYPDWSELPDIARVRLEQAVAANGDEKVGCVLSPFMSCEEAWLVARFIRDVAPKAVLVMGPVPVSGEDETFPKGNGAPVRFTIRAEKCPNRQGVEMILSDAGGTVVSFDEWVTKAGEGVFAAAWISGGYPTDWVTPALEKSLAKIPLLFAHDIFPSKLTEAATVVVPGCSWAERSGSFVNVDGKIQPFEGSIPPIEGCQRDGNYLAALNGIEGLYQPAKIRQMMAEKMPKFLELHVAPPLAAHAH; encoded by the coding sequence ATGGTCAGCATCATCGTAGACGGAAAGACCCTCAAGTGCCGAGAAAAGATCCCTGTTCTCCAGGCGGTGCTTGAGGCCGGTTGGGACGTACCTCATTACTGCTATCACCCGGACCTCAGCATTGTGGCCTCGTGCCGCCTTTGTCTGATGGAAATGAAGATGCCCAATCCCAAGACCAAGGAGATGGGTTGGGCCCCGAAGCTCTTTCCAAGTTGTCAGACACCGGTGAAGGACGGTATGGAGGTGCGGTTTGATTGCGAGTCAGTTCGCAACAATCAGAAGCACTGCATGGAGTACTTCCTGCTGAATCATCCGCTGGACTGCCCGGTGTGCGACCAGGCCGGCGAGTGCTACCTGCAGGACTACAGCCAGAAGTTCGGTCATGCGACCAGCCGCATGGTCGAGGCGAAGTACAAGAATCCCAAGAAGGACGTCGGCAGCAAGACTCTCTTGTATCAGGATCGCTGCGTCATGTGCTCGCGGTGCGTTCGCTTCTGCGATGAGGTCGCCGGTACGAGCGAACTTTGTTTCGTAGACCGCGGCAGCCGCGTCGAAATCGACATCTTTCCCGGTGTTCCGCTGGAGAACGCGCTCCAAGGCAACGTGGTTGACCTCTGCCCGGTGGGATCGCTTCTGGATAAAGACTTTCTGATGGAGCAGCGGGTCTGGTACCTGAAGGAAGCCAGCAGCGTCTGTGCCGGTTGCTCGCAGGGCTGCGCCATTCACATCGACCACAACCAGGGCCAAATCTGGCGGCTCAGGCCGCGCTGGAACCCGGGTGTGAACGAGTACTGGATGTGCGATCCCGGACGATTCGGCTGGAAGTACGTGCATGACGAGAAGCGGCTGAATCGGCTGATGGTTCGCCGGGGCGCGAAAGTGAATTATCCCGATTGGAGCGAACTGCCGGACATCGCGCGGGTGCGGCTGGAGCAGGCCGTTGCGGCGAATGGGGATGAGAAGGTGGGCTGCGTGCTCTCGCCGTTCATGTCGTGCGAGGAGGCGTGGCTGGTGGCGCGGTTCATTCGCGATGTCGCTCCGAAGGCGGTTTTGGTGATGGGGCCGGTGCCGGTTTCCGGCGAGGACGAGACATTTCCGAAGGGCAACGGGGCGCCGGTTCGCTTTACGATCCGCGCGGAGAAGTGTCCAAACCGGCAGGGCGTGGAGATGATTCTCAGTGACGCCGGCGGAACGGTTGTCTCATTTGATGAATGGGTTACGAAGGCGGGCGAGGGCGTATTTGCGGCAGCGTGGATCAGCGGGGGCTATCCGACGGATTGGGTCACGCCGGCGCTGGAGAAGTCGCTGGCGAAGATTCCGCTGCTATTTGCACATGATATTTTCCCAAGCAAGCTGACCGAGGCGGCGACGGTGGTTGTGCCCGGTTGCTCGTGGGCCGAGCGGTCCGGCAGTTTTGTCAACGTGGACGGGAAGATTCAGCCGTTTGAGGGGTCGATCCCGCCGATCGAGGGCTGTCAGCGAGACGGTAACTACCTCGCCGCCCTCAACGGAATCGAAGGGCTCTATCAACCGGCGAAGATCCGCCAGATGATGGCGGAGAAGATGCCGAAGTTCCTTGAATTGCACGTCGCGCCGCCACTCGCCGCGCACGCCCACTAA
- a CDS encoding DDE-type integrase/transposase/recombinase, which yields MSLPAQRLQLSTQPADADWITLAEAAKKLGITVRACLYRCEGWQNQNLARKFAGQWQVHVGAAAALRTDINTIDRDLHQLGELRRAKVPPRHIKIAEARRDIIVGFAAFRLRHRGRSAHDVLSLYVGECYATGMVGGASVIKKLSASTFYVWAAKYEAPDGGLAALAPEYNGGDQKPPTIGAEAWGMFLRLHHGAGSPSMKDCWRLVDTLVRTEHKGEDAWAWGKYRTVLKYYAANVHPAEAAITAQGPYRTEASFLPKIARSIEHIAAGTHLCGDERIFDFMARVAGARGWERCRVKVTAWMCVRSRKIAGWIISEDANSDTILSSFRMACEAMGTLPNEVTIDNGRDYRAVAGKMRRDRKWDEFDSKRVLGAFERLKIETHFALKKHPWSKSIESRFNTVKDRFDRFFAGFWGGTHSERPWDAERWTNEFIDQLPTVEEVRDQFEAFIAAMDEETVEGDGMFGLCPRQAMARYFTATPRLLPADVLELACSRMFGPRKVGRDGIRHKNIRYGKLDKEVWRLMGKEVFYLADPVNAQQITLCDEDGIPICVAFADRNLGMTQSELRAAENMRKSAKRQIKKFHQVRDDAIASNPQLISKLRRRAAKLNQIPDSQVPAAKREGLRLVGGDSELAAGVEKIKRAAGAEAIKKLSDANAAAQALNEFPSIDLRNMPGSDAESASEPERHVDFRCFSEEAPF from the coding sequence GTGTCCCTTCCCGCACAGCGCCTGCAGCTTTCGACTCAGCCGGCCGACGCCGACTGGATCACGCTCGCCGAAGCGGCGAAGAAGCTCGGCATCACCGTGCGCGCCTGCCTGTACCGATGCGAAGGATGGCAGAACCAAAACCTCGCCCGAAAATTCGCCGGCCAGTGGCAGGTCCACGTCGGCGCTGCTGCCGCCCTTCGAACCGACATCAACACCATCGACCGCGACCTGCATCAACTCGGTGAACTGCGCCGCGCCAAGGTCCCACCCCGCCACATCAAGATCGCCGAGGCCCGCCGCGACATCATCGTCGGCTTCGCCGCGTTCCGACTCAGGCACCGCGGCCGCTCGGCCCATGACGTGCTGAGCCTCTACGTCGGCGAGTGCTACGCAACCGGCATGGTCGGCGGCGCATCAGTCATCAAGAAACTTTCGGCCTCCACCTTCTACGTCTGGGCCGCGAAGTACGAAGCGCCGGACGGCGGACTGGCCGCGCTGGCTCCCGAATACAACGGCGGCGACCAGAAACCGCCGACCATCGGAGCCGAGGCCTGGGGCATGTTCCTTCGCCTCCATCACGGAGCCGGCTCGCCGTCGATGAAGGATTGCTGGCGACTCGTGGACACCCTCGTCCGCACCGAGCACAAGGGCGAAGACGCCTGGGCGTGGGGGAAATATCGAACGGTCCTGAAGTACTACGCGGCCAATGTCCACCCGGCCGAAGCGGCCATCACGGCGCAGGGGCCATACCGAACCGAGGCATCATTCCTGCCGAAGATCGCCCGCTCGATCGAGCATATCGCCGCCGGCACCCACCTGTGCGGTGACGAACGCATCTTCGACTTCATGGCCCGCGTCGCCGGCGCGCGCGGATGGGAGCGGTGCCGCGTCAAGGTCACCGCGTGGATGTGCGTCCGCAGCCGCAAGATCGCCGGATGGATCATTTCCGAAGACGCCAACAGCGACACCATTCTTTCATCATTCCGCATGGCCTGCGAGGCGATGGGAACCCTGCCCAACGAAGTCACCATCGACAACGGCCGCGACTACCGCGCCGTCGCCGGCAAGATGCGCCGCGATCGAAAGTGGGATGAGTTCGACTCGAAGCGCGTTCTCGGGGCCTTCGAGCGCCTCAAGATCGAGACGCACTTTGCCCTGAAAAAGCACCCGTGGTCAAAGTCGATCGAGTCCCGATTCAACACGGTGAAGGATCGCTTCGACCGCTTCTTCGCCGGCTTCTGGGGCGGCACGCACAGCGAGCGCCCCTGGGATGCCGAGCGATGGACGAATGAATTCATCGACCAGCTTCCCACGGTGGAGGAAGTGCGCGACCAGTTCGAGGCCTTCATTGCCGCGATGGATGAGGAGACGGTCGAGGGCGACGGCATGTTCGGCCTCTGCCCACGCCAGGCGATGGCCCGGTACTTCACCGCGACGCCGAGGCTGCTGCCCGCCGACGTGCTGGAGCTCGCCTGCTCGCGAATGTTCGGCCCGCGCAAGGTCGGGCGCGACGGCATCCGCCACAAGAACATCCGCTACGGCAAGCTCGACAAAGAGGTCTGGCGGCTCATGGGCAAGGAGGTCTTCTACCTCGCCGATCCGGTCAACGCCCAGCAAATCACCCTCTGCGATGAAGACGGCATTCCGATCTGCGTGGCCTTCGCCGATCGCAATCTCGGCATGACGCAGAGCGAACTCCGCGCCGCCGAGAACATGCGCAAGAGCGCCAAGCGGCAGATCAAGAAGTTCCACCAGGTGCGCGATGACGCCATCGCTTCAAACCCGCAATTGATATCGAAGCTCCGCCGCCGCGCCGCCAAGCTCAATCAGATTCCCGACAGCCAGGTGCCGGCCGCGAAGCGCGAAGGCCTGCGCCTGGTCGGCGGCGACAGCGAGCTCGCCGCCGGCGTGGAGAAGATCAAGCGCGCCGCCGGAGCCGAGGCGATCAAGAAGCTCTCCGACGCCAACGCGGCGGCACAAGCGCTCAACGAGTTCCCGTCGATCGACCTGCGCAACATGCCCGGCAGCGATGCCGAGTCGGCCAGCGAGCCGGAGCGCCACGTCGATTTCAGGTGTTTCAGTGAGGAGGCCCCATTTTGA
- a CDS encoding ASCH domain-containing protein, whose translation MKALTICNPYAWLIATGKKRVENRTWYTGYRGPLAIHAGLSRQWLTTEYPMPDSGKYFGAFLAVADLVACLHTDDIDRLSIPEEYYWAREHPHTNGPWCFILANVRQLAEPIPKAGAQQLWNVKEPWISRINAALPQEATA comes from the coding sequence GTGAAAGCCCTCACGATCTGCAACCCCTATGCATGGCTGATCGCGACGGGCAAGAAGCGCGTCGAGAATCGGACGTGGTACACCGGCTATCGCGGACCGCTGGCGATTCACGCAGGCCTTTCGCGCCAATGGCTCACGACCGAGTACCCGATGCCGGACAGCGGGAAGTACTTCGGCGCATTCCTCGCCGTCGCCGACCTGGTCGCCTGCCTGCACACCGACGATATCGATCGCCTGTCGATCCCCGAGGAGTACTACTGGGCGCGCGAGCATCCGCACACCAACGGCCCATGGTGTTTCATCCTGGCGAACGTGCGCCAACTGGCTGAGCCGATCCCGAAGGCCGGCGCTCAGCAACTTTGGAACGTCAAGGAGCCGTGGATTTCTCGCATCAACGCGGCGCTTCCGCAGGAGGCCACCGCATGA
- a CDS encoding GIY-YIG nuclease family protein, with protein MTIAIWRSPSRSDRGFRVPPTLPVFGYGYSHFHKYFGGRRVRKSPECGYFESLNWSRWANERYVYFIQSVASRHIKIGVSSSLEGRFRSFSNVVPGGIRILAITPGGEDIEGWLHTHFARLRINGEWFLPHDFLRYWCYLIRFFQYRWAFIDQDTRRLLCRYTVRRDPSSRVFFRLLHKVINVHFSDDIPKWIIQEAVA; from the coding sequence ATGACGATAGCCATTTGGCGTTCTCCATCCCGATCCGACCGTGGATTCCGGGTTCCTCCAACGCTGCCGGTTTTTGGTTACGGCTATAGTCACTTTCACAAGTACTTTGGCGGCCGACGAGTCCGCAAGTCCCCAGAATGCGGGTATTTCGAGAGCCTGAACTGGTCACGATGGGCCAACGAGCGATACGTTTACTTCATTCAGTCCGTTGCATCCCGGCACATCAAGATTGGCGTCTCCTCCAGTCTCGAAGGTAGATTCCGTAGTTTTTCAAATGTGGTACCAGGAGGAATTCGCATCCTGGCGATCACGCCCGGCGGAGAGGACATCGAAGGCTGGCTGCACACTCACTTTGCTCGACTTCGCATCAACGGCGAGTGGTTCCTGCCGCATGATTTCTTGCGGTACTGGTGCTACCTGATTCGCTTCTTCCAGTATCGGTGGGCCTTCATAGATCAGGACACAAGGCGTTTGCTGTGTCGCTACACAGTCCGTCGCGATCCATCGTCACGCGTGTTCTTTCGGCTCCTTCACAAAGTAATCAACGTGCACTTCAGCGACGACATTCCCAAGTGGATTATCCAGGAGGCCGTCGCATGA
- a CDS encoding ATP-binding protein — MNPEDIEPTGQEGRAMDVFSKDARVTARMLIQDQPITKQQRDAIIRDLNSYREGHKVGGKPMPWAKIAENIGVGSTVVLQTASGTYKGDTDRILRMIDQFLASEDTQRKRPDIRGFQRIKITEHIVGAINQALTRRSIGVITGEPGDGKSAHARWFRDQHDGAVLITCDDADCDAKFVIDELHKAFGFKTYSPHARGKKRELDEYLQKHRNTVILVDEAQKLTNGALEMLRGLHDKSDPENVRNVPIILFGDEHFYEVIVRTRGGDRTPISPQITSRFFPVISLDRDCLDHDADGTRIAGTKYTREDIDKIVKGQRLRIFRPDAIGLAVQLANLPGHGALRLACRVMEIAIDIKRGPQVTADDIRAALVLFIGPSEAKLVREQISAEGPRAAAKAG, encoded by the coding sequence TTGAATCCTGAAGATATCGAGCCCACCGGCCAGGAAGGCCGGGCGATGGACGTCTTCAGCAAGGATGCGAGGGTAACGGCAAGGATGCTCATACAAGACCAACCCATCACCAAGCAGCAGCGCGACGCGATTATCCGCGACCTGAATAGCTACCGTGAAGGCCACAAGGTCGGCGGCAAGCCGATGCCCTGGGCCAAGATCGCCGAGAACATCGGCGTCGGATCGACCGTCGTCCTTCAGACTGCAAGCGGCACCTACAAGGGCGACACCGACCGCATCCTGCGGATGATCGATCAGTTCCTCGCGTCCGAGGACACCCAGCGCAAGCGCCCCGACATACGCGGCTTCCAGCGGATCAAGATCACCGAGCACATCGTCGGGGCCATCAATCAGGCATTGACGCGACGATCCATCGGCGTCATCACCGGCGAGCCCGGCGACGGCAAGAGCGCCCATGCCCGCTGGTTCCGCGACCAGCACGACGGCGCGGTTCTCATCACCTGCGACGACGCCGACTGCGACGCCAAGTTCGTCATCGATGAACTGCATAAGGCCTTCGGCTTCAAGACCTACAGCCCGCACGCGCGCGGCAAGAAGCGTGAGCTCGACGAATACCTCCAGAAGCACCGCAACACGGTCATCCTCGTGGACGAGGCCCAGAAGCTCACCAACGGCGCGCTGGAAATGCTGCGCGGCCTGCACGACAAGAGCGACCCGGAGAACGTGCGAAACGTCCCCATCATCCTGTTCGGCGATGAGCACTTCTACGAGGTCATCGTTCGCACGCGCGGCGGCGATCGGACGCCGATCAGCCCGCAAATCACCTCGCGATTCTTCCCGGTGATCTCGCTGGACCGCGACTGCCTCGATCACGACGCCGACGGCACGCGGATCGCCGGCACCAAGTACACGCGCGAGGACATCGACAAGATCGTCAAGGGCCAGCGACTGCGCATCTTCCGCCCCGATGCCATCGGCCTCGCCGTCCAGTTGGCCAATCTCCCCGGCCACGGGGCCCTGCGCCTGGCCTGTCGCGTCATGGAGATCGCCATCGACATCAAGCGCGGCCCGCAGGTGACCGCCGATGACATCCGCGCGGCATTAGTCCTCTTCATCGGCCCGAGCGAGGCCAAGCTGGTCAGGGAACAGATTTCGGCGGAAGGCCCGCGTGCCGCCGCCAAGGCAGGTTGA
- a CDS encoding NADH-quinone oxidoreductase subunit I, with the protein MSERTYLPQIFGGMRTTLRHMFKKKLRDQTVVQYPEQKRALRRENYRGVHRLNRDDQGRVACVACFMCETACPAHCIHIEGTESPWPDREKYPIKFDIDELRCIYCGMCEEACPVDAIELTPEFKLVGLTREEMIFDKEKLLMVFDRTQGDKPRKNPAVTGY; encoded by the coding sequence ATGTCGGAGCGGACCTATCTGCCGCAGATCTTCGGCGGCATGAGGACGACGCTTCGGCACATGTTCAAGAAGAAACTGCGCGACCAGACCGTCGTCCAGTATCCGGAGCAGAAGCGCGCCCTTCGGCGAGAGAACTACCGCGGCGTTCATCGACTCAACCGGGACGATCAGGGCCGGGTGGCCTGCGTGGCCTGTTTCATGTGCGAGACGGCCTGTCCGGCGCATTGCATTCACATCGAGGGCACGGAAAGCCCCTGGCCGGATCGGGAGAAGTACCCGATCAAGTTCGATATTGACGAGCTGCGCTGCATCTATTGCGGGATGTGCGAAGAAGCGTGCCCGGTTGATGCCATTGAGCTGACACCAGAATTCAAACTCGTCGGATTAACCCGCGAGGAGATGATCTTCGACAAGGAGAAGCTCCTCATGGTATTTGACCGCACCCAGGGGGATAAGCCGCGCAAGAACCCGGCCGTCACGGGGTATTAG
- a CDS encoding DNA adenine methylase: MPSAKQHDAEQLSAPFPYYGGKRRVAPIIWKALGDPTLYIEPFIGSAAALLGRPLDEGFPGSRLEIINDADAFVANLWRSIKHNPAAVARRCEHPLSELDMLARHRRLCDHKRKRRLVERMGLEPEYFDAVAAGDWLYCKSAWIGGGICEAEWFGPGDARNRGTCINAGKIPQLNVNGTFARSRRQAVTKIITALSDRLRHLSITCGDWSRIFFPSLMQKHRCGIFLDPPYAHSTGRDKTLYRIEMESTDGVAEFCRRHGKKKNVRIVLAGLDGEYDLPGWRVIPWSASHCFGRDEKSGKRHLERLWISPHCQPVDVADAPHRHTKGARWRPRSKPGSKPVRRHRERSSSRPR, translated from the coding sequence GTGCCATCCGCCAAGCAACATGACGCCGAGCAGCTATCAGCCCCATTCCCGTATTACGGCGGCAAGCGCCGCGTCGCGCCCATCATCTGGAAGGCGCTGGGCGATCCCACCCTTTACATCGAACCCTTCATCGGCAGCGCCGCCGCACTGCTCGGCAGGCCGCTGGATGAGGGTTTCCCCGGCAGTCGGCTGGAGATCATCAACGACGCCGACGCCTTCGTCGCCAACCTCTGGCGATCGATCAAACACAACCCGGCCGCCGTCGCCCGCAGATGCGAACATCCCCTCAGCGAACTCGACATGCTGGCCCGGCACCGCAGACTTTGCGACCACAAGCGCAAGCGCCGCCTGGTCGAACGCATGGGCCTTGAGCCGGAGTACTTCGACGCCGTCGCGGCGGGAGACTGGCTCTACTGCAAGAGCGCATGGATCGGCGGCGGCATCTGCGAGGCGGAGTGGTTCGGCCCCGGCGACGCTCGCAATCGCGGAACCTGCATCAACGCCGGCAAGATTCCCCAGCTCAATGTCAATGGAACCTTTGCCAGGTCACGACGCCAGGCCGTCACGAAGATCATCACCGCGCTGTCAGACCGACTTCGTCACCTATCGATCACATGCGGAGATTGGTCGCGTATCTTCTTCCCGTCGCTCATGCAGAAGCATCGCTGCGGCATCTTCCTCGATCCGCCTTACGCCCACTCGACGGGACGAGACAAGACCCTCTACCGCATCGAGATGGAAAGCACCGATGGTGTCGCGGAGTTCTGCCGCCGGCATGGGAAGAAGAAGAACGTGCGGATCGTCCTGGCCGGCCTCGACGGTGAATACGACCTGCCCGGATGGCGCGTCATCCCCTGGTCGGCCAGTCACTGCTTTGGCCGTGACGAAAAGAGCGGCAAGCGCCACCTCGAACGACTCTGGATCAGCCCGCATTGCCAGCCGGTTGACGTCGCCGACGCCCCGCACCGCCACACCAAGGGTGCCCGCTGGCGACCGCGATCAAAGCCCGGCTCGAAGCCCGTTCGACGCCATCGCGAACGATCGTCGAGCCGCCCTCGATAG